One window of the Amycolatopsis mediterranei genome contains the following:
- a CDS encoding fumarylacetoacetate hydrolase family protein: MSHLVRFADGAGDIRVGLLAGEQLRPLAVTSMSELLRHSVAEIRELTDTAGEPVATAGVRLLPPLDGRMEVWAAGVTYLRSEEARREESADEDVYARVYRAQRPELFFKSAAWRVVTDGEPIAIRADSANNVPEPELGLLLTSAGEIAGYVVVDDVSSRSIEGENPLYLPQAKIYTGSCAVSARVRPAWEVPDPLSLDLRMRILRDDHEVFDGESSTAQLNRKPAGLVEYLWRDNDFPDGAVLSTGTSVVPGLDQGLQPGDVVEIEIGEVGSLRTPVVLGADEVRGVLAAR; the protein is encoded by the coding sequence ATGAGTCACCTGGTGCGATTCGCCGACGGAGCCGGCGACATCCGCGTCGGCCTGCTCGCCGGTGAGCAGCTGCGGCCGCTCGCGGTGACGTCGATGAGCGAGCTGCTGCGCCACTCCGTGGCGGAGATCCGCGAGCTGACCGACACCGCCGGGGAACCGGTGGCCACGGCCGGGGTGCGCCTGCTGCCGCCGCTGGACGGGCGGATGGAGGTATGGGCCGCCGGGGTGACCTACCTGCGGTCCGAGGAGGCCCGCCGCGAGGAAAGCGCCGACGAGGACGTCTACGCGCGGGTCTACCGCGCGCAGCGGCCGGAGCTGTTCTTCAAGTCGGCCGCGTGGCGCGTGGTCACCGACGGTGAGCCGATCGCCATTCGCGCCGATTCCGCCAACAACGTGCCGGAGCCGGAACTCGGCCTGCTGCTCACGAGTGCCGGGGAGATCGCCGGGTACGTGGTGGTCGACGACGTCAGCTCCCGCAGCATCGAAGGCGAGAACCCGCTGTACCTCCCGCAGGCCAAGATCTACACCGGCTCGTGCGCGGTGTCGGCGCGGGTCCGGCCGGCGTGGGAGGTGCCGGACCCGCTGTCGCTCGACCTCCGCATGCGCATCCTGCGCGACGATCACGAGGTGTTCGACGGCGAATCCAGCACCGCCCAGCTCAACCGCAAACCGGCCGGACTCGTCGAATACCTGTGGCGGGACAACGACTTCCCCGACGGCGCCGTGCTCTCGACGGGCACGTCCGTCGTACCGGGCCTCGATCAAGGGCTGCAGCCGGGCGACGTGGTCGAGATCGAAATCGGCGAGGTCGGATCGCTGCGCACTCCCGTGGTGCTGGGCGCGGACGAGGTGCGCGGGGTGCTCGCCGCCCGCTGA
- a CDS encoding DUF2306 domain-containing protein: MLLNKKPAWLVPAGLLLLSAVPVAAGSARVAELTGGARVTADNARFFAMPLPVVLHIFGASIFCVLGAFQFVPSLRRRRPRWHRVAGRVLVPCGLIAALSGLWMTLFSELPPGDGDLLTVFRLFFGTAMAVSIVLATVAIRRRDVRRHRVWMTRGYAIGLGAGTQVLTHVPWTLLVGVPGEFTRAMLMAAGWVINLAVAEWALRRRTPVRHSLTAVLRTP, from the coding sequence TTGCTACTCAACAAAAAACCGGCGTGGCTGGTCCCGGCGGGCCTGCTCCTGCTCAGTGCGGTGCCGGTGGCCGCCGGTTCCGCGCGGGTGGCCGAGCTGACCGGCGGCGCGCGGGTCACCGCGGACAACGCGCGGTTCTTCGCCATGCCGCTGCCCGTCGTGCTGCACATCTTCGGCGCGAGCATCTTCTGCGTCCTGGGGGCGTTCCAGTTCGTGCCGTCGCTGCGCCGGCGCCGGCCCCGCTGGCACCGGGTCGCCGGGCGGGTCCTGGTTCCGTGCGGGCTTATCGCGGCGCTGTCCGGTCTGTGGATGACGCTGTTCTCCGAGCTCCCGCCGGGCGACGGTGACCTCCTCACCGTGTTCCGGTTGTTCTTCGGCACGGCGATGGCGGTGTCGATCGTGCTGGCCACAGTCGCGATCCGCCGCCGCGACGTTCGCCGCCACCGGGTCTGGATGACCCGCGGGTACGCGATCGGGCTGGGCGCGGGCACGCAGGTGCTGACGCACGTCCCGTGGACCCTGCTGGTGGGCGTGCCCGGCGAGTTCACCCGGGCGATGCTGATGGCGGCGGGCTGGGTGATCAACCTGGCCGTGGCCGAGTGGGCCCTGCGCCGGCGGACGCCTGTCCGGCACTCGTTGACCGCCGTGCTGCGCACTCCGTAG
- a CDS encoding response regulator: protein MSIRVIVADDQEIVRTGLTMLLGSQPGIEVVGEAADGEAAVELARRLRPDVCLFDIRMPGMDGIEATRRLAGPGVENPLAVVVITTFDLDEYVYAALRAGARGFLLKNAGTQLLAQAVHAAATGDALIAPSVTARLLDAFAGTGSGAPSQPIEPLTDREEQVLLSVARGRTNREITEELYITLSTVKTHIASLMAKLGARNRVEIAIWAHETRRVRNAAAAPRRKY, encoded by the coding sequence ATGAGCATCCGCGTGATCGTCGCCGACGACCAGGAGATCGTCCGCACCGGCCTGACGATGCTGCTCGGCTCCCAGCCGGGGATCGAGGTCGTCGGCGAGGCCGCCGACGGGGAGGCCGCCGTCGAGCTGGCGCGGCGGCTGCGTCCGGACGTGTGCCTGTTCGACATCCGCATGCCCGGCATGGACGGCATCGAGGCCACCCGCCGCCTGGCCGGTCCCGGCGTCGAGAACCCCCTGGCCGTCGTCGTCATCACCACGTTCGACCTCGACGAGTACGTCTACGCGGCGTTGCGGGCGGGCGCGCGCGGGTTCCTGCTGAAGAACGCCGGCACGCAGCTGCTCGCTCAGGCCGTCCACGCCGCCGCGACCGGTGACGCCCTGATCGCGCCCAGCGTCACCGCGCGGCTGCTCGACGCCTTCGCGGGGACCGGCTCCGGCGCGCCGAGCCAGCCCATCGAACCCCTCACCGACCGCGAAGAACAGGTCCTGCTCAGCGTGGCGCGCGGGCGGACCAACCGCGAGATCACCGAGGAGCTCTACATCACGCTCAGCACGGTCAAGACCCACATCGCGAGCCTGATGGCCAAGCTCGGCGCCCGCAACCGCGTCGAAATCGCCATCTGGGCCCACGAAACCCGCCGCGTCCGCAACGCGGCAGCCGCGCCCCGCCGAAAGTACTAG
- a CDS encoding sensor histidine kinase, translated as MNSALRSLWDEPRPPDPPSRVWRDWALLGVLGAALVLEGLFRPDMPWRVLSVVVVAALLPTLLWRRSRPFPMFLASFGITAVVTLLTGGAAPSAYAMAGLLLLPYSLARWGSGRELVLGVGLVLPETALSVALGQKSVADAVGGLVVLFATVTLAAAVRYRARARLRELDQVKLLEREGLARDLHDTVAHHVSAMAIRAQAGLAMMPSQPEAAAEALQLIEAEAARALDEMRAMVRVLRRDEPADLAPNPRIADLGKLASRARPFVDVTVSGDLDDLPPSIGSAIYRLAQESVTNARRHARHVTRIEVRVTADDTSVRLRVSDDGEPGLVRPAASPGYGLAGMIERAGLLGGTCEAGPNPGRGWSVTAVLPRGGVAA; from the coding sequence GTGAACTCTGCGCTCCGCTCGCTGTGGGACGAACCCCGGCCGCCCGATCCGCCGTCGCGGGTGTGGCGTGACTGGGCGCTGCTCGGTGTGCTCGGGGCCGCCCTGGTGCTCGAGGGCCTGTTCCGGCCGGACATGCCGTGGCGGGTCCTGTCCGTGGTCGTCGTCGCCGCGCTGCTGCCGACGTTGCTGTGGCGCCGGAGCAGGCCGTTCCCGATGTTCCTGGCCTCGTTCGGGATCACGGCCGTGGTCACGCTGCTGACCGGCGGTGCCGCCCCGTCGGCGTATGCGATGGCCGGGCTGCTTCTCTTGCCGTACTCGCTGGCGCGGTGGGGGTCCGGGCGCGAGCTCGTGCTCGGGGTGGGGCTCGTGCTGCCCGAGACCGCCCTGTCGGTCGCCCTCGGGCAGAAGAGCGTCGCCGATGCGGTGGGCGGGCTGGTCGTGCTGTTCGCGACCGTCACGCTGGCCGCGGCGGTGCGGTACCGGGCCCGGGCGCGGCTGCGGGAGCTGGACCAGGTCAAACTGCTCGAGCGCGAGGGGCTGGCGCGGGACCTGCACGACACGGTCGCCCACCACGTCTCGGCGATGGCGATCCGGGCGCAGGCCGGTCTGGCGATGATGCCGTCGCAGCCGGAAGCCGCGGCCGAAGCGCTGCAGCTGATCGAAGCCGAAGCGGCGCGCGCCCTCGACGAGATGCGGGCCATGGTCCGCGTCCTGCGCCGCGACGAGCCGGCCGATCTCGCCCCGAACCCGCGGATCGCCGATCTCGGGAAGCTCGCGAGCCGGGCCCGGCCGTTCGTCGACGTGACCGTCTCCGGTGACCTCGACGACCTGCCGCCGTCGATCGGGAGCGCGATCTACCGCCTGGCCCAGGAATCGGTCACGAACGCCCGGCGCCACGCCCGGCACGTGACCCGGATCGAGGTCCGGGTCACCGCCGACGACACGTCGGTGCGGCTGCGCGTGAGCGATGACGGAGAGCCCGGCCTCGTGCGCCCGGCGGCGTCCCCGGGCTACGGGCTCGCCGGGATGATCGAGCGGGCCGGCCTGCTCGGCGGAACCTGCGAAGCGGGCCCGAACCCGGGGCGGGGGTGGTCGGTGACCGCGGTCCTGCCCCGTGGTGGGGTGGCGGCATGA
- a CDS encoding CHAT domain-containing protein, with protein MSGPEATVAAVLRHLDGARMVHLAVHGQHEPENALFSRLELADGPLFAHDVLRLGRPPAQVVPAANELALTHIRPGDEPLGFAGALLASGVSTVVAAVTQVGERAASLAMSDFHHSLAAGSSPADALAHSTGRDPYRRPFICVGAS; from the coding sequence TTGAGCGGGCCGGAGGCGACCGTGGCCGCGGTGCTGCGCCACCTGGACGGAGCGCGGATGGTGCACTTGGCGGTCCACGGCCAGCACGAGCCGGAGAATGCGTTGTTTTCGCGGCTGGAACTCGCCGACGGGCCGTTGTTCGCCCACGACGTGCTGCGCCTCGGCCGGCCACCCGCGCAGGTGGTGCCGGCGGCCAACGAACTCGCGCTCACCCACATCAGGCCGGGCGACGAACCACTCGGCTTCGCCGGTGCGCTGCTGGCCTCGGGAGTCAGCACGGTCGTCGCGGCCGTGACCCAGGTGGGGGAGCGAGCTGCCTCGCTCGCGATGAGCGACTTCCACCACAGCCTGGCGGCGGGCAGCTCGCCGGCCGACGCTCTGGCGCACTCCACGGGACGGGACCCGTACCGGCGGCCGTTCATCTGCGTGGGTGCCAGTTGA
- a CDS encoding NB-ARC domain-containing protein: protein MAEQDDVPRQPRLPVPRELPPDISGFTGRAGQLDELDRLLDGSRTSTSVVVSSLSGTAGIGKTALAVHWGHRVRDRFPDGQLYVNLRGYDVDDPAAPEDVLADLLRPLGIAEAAVPTGLDRRASAYRSLIADRRMLIVLDNARTPDQVEPLLPGTRSCFVLVTSRDALPGLSIAHGTSRITVDLLPHGEAVELLRRRLGDRADDQPAAADALVEQCACLPLALRTVAELALARPWTQLHELARELGDERWKLEMLGSSGHACTAVRSVFSWSYRQLSAREAQAFRLLSVAPARCSIDDYGLAALAGGITLEEARDTLRSLMRVHLVREAADGRFLLHDLLRAYSAELGGERARRHEREHALGRLFVYHTHTTCRALELIGPRHGRNRPEQPKPAGPVPALTTDAQALAWLMARKLTKARPASWCASRRNPALRRGPPPGQVSLPVGDHDHELGVAR from the coding sequence GTGGCGGAGCAGGACGACGTGCCGCGTCAGCCTCGCCTCCCGGTTCCCCGAGAGCTGCCTCCGGACATCTCCGGGTTCACCGGCCGGGCCGGGCAGCTCGACGAGCTGGACCGGCTGCTCGACGGCTCCCGCACGTCGACCTCGGTGGTGGTGTCCTCCCTCTCCGGCACCGCCGGCATCGGAAAGACAGCGTTGGCGGTGCATTGGGGGCACCGGGTCCGGGACCGGTTCCCGGACGGGCAGCTCTACGTCAACCTTCGGGGATATGACGTCGACGATCCCGCCGCGCCCGAGGACGTGCTGGCCGACCTGTTGCGCCCACTCGGGATAGCGGAGGCAGCCGTTCCCACCGGCTTGGATCGCCGGGCGAGCGCCTATCGGTCCCTCATCGCCGACCGGCGGATGCTGATCGTCCTGGACAACGCGCGGACACCCGATCAGGTCGAGCCCTTGCTGCCGGGAACCCGGAGCTGCTTCGTGCTCGTGACGAGCCGTGACGCACTCCCGGGTCTTTCGATCGCCCACGGCACATCCCGGATCACCGTCGACCTCCTGCCGCACGGCGAGGCGGTGGAACTCCTGCGCCGGCGGCTCGGAGACCGGGCCGACGACCAGCCCGCTGCGGCGGACGCACTGGTCGAGCAGTGCGCGTGCCTGCCCTTGGCGCTGCGTACCGTCGCCGAATTGGCGCTGGCCCGGCCGTGGACCCAGCTGCACGAGCTCGCCCGGGAGCTGGGTGACGAACGGTGGAAACTCGAGATGCTCGGCTCCAGCGGCCATGCGTGCACCGCCGTCCGCTCGGTGTTCTCGTGGTCCTACCGGCAGCTGTCCGCCCGCGAGGCGCAAGCGTTCCGGCTGCTCAGCGTGGCACCGGCACGGTGCAGCATCGACGACTACGGCCTGGCCGCTCTCGCCGGTGGTATCACCCTCGAGGAGGCTCGAGACACCCTCCGCAGCCTGATGCGCGTCCACCTGGTCCGCGAAGCGGCTGATGGGAGATTCCTGTTGCACGACCTGCTTCGCGCCTATTCCGCGGAGCTGGGTGGGGAACGTGCGCGCCGGCACGAACGAGAGCACGCTTTGGGGCGCCTGTTCGTCTACCACACCCATACGACCTGCCGTGCGCTCGAACTGATCGGCCCGCGCCACGGACGGAACCGGCCAGAGCAGCCGAAACCGGCCGGGCCGGTTCCGGCCTTGACCACCGACGCGCAGGCGCTCGCCTGGCTGATGGCGAGGAAGTTGACGAAGGCCCGGCCGGCGAGCTGGTGCGCGAGCCGGCGGAACCCGGCCCTGCGCCGGGGGCCGCCCCCGGGTCAGGTGAGCTTGCCGGTCGGCGACCACGACCACGAGCTGGGTGTCGCCAGGTAA
- a CDS encoding DUF6454 family protein: MKTVDLRRALLTIVALVVAVGGAATASASTTPAMTNAGAVRKDAVSADFAAVTRDTRWELVSTLKLQFPTYHTEGLAFAGDRMFLSAVQVLEPTKKYPVPQGGYDRTPGKGIGHVFVMDRAGHLQRDIVLGEGDMYHPAGMDFDGTSVWVPVAQYRPDSSAVVYRIDARTLAVHKQFEVADHVGGIVRDAASGHLVGQSWGSRRFYEWTTDGRRIAAWDNPGFFVDYQDCQTLPQRRMICGGIANLPQTPAAGGAGATYELGGIGLVDLRARQIEHEAPVQLWSAAGHVVNRNPFKIAAAGNTLTMWVAPDNGDEGNGTELLTYATTVAPPR; encoded by the coding sequence ATGAAGACTGTCGATCTGCGGCGTGCCCTGCTCACGATCGTGGCGCTGGTGGTGGCCGTCGGCGGGGCGGCCACCGCAAGCGCGTCCACGACACCCGCGATGACGAACGCCGGTGCGGTCCGGAAGGACGCCGTCTCGGCGGACTTCGCCGCCGTCACCCGTGATACCCGGTGGGAGCTGGTGAGCACGCTGAAGCTGCAGTTCCCCACCTACCACACCGAAGGCCTGGCGTTCGCCGGCGACCGGATGTTCCTCTCCGCCGTCCAGGTCCTGGAGCCGACCAAGAAATACCCGGTTCCGCAAGGCGGCTACGACCGAACCCCCGGCAAGGGCATCGGCCACGTCTTCGTCATGGACCGGGCGGGTCACCTGCAGCGCGACATCGTCCTCGGCGAAGGCGACATGTACCACCCGGCAGGCATGGACTTCGACGGCACCTCCGTCTGGGTTCCGGTCGCCCAGTACCGGCCGGACAGCAGCGCCGTCGTCTATCGCATCGACGCCCGGACCCTGGCCGTGCACAAGCAGTTCGAGGTCGCCGACCACGTGGGCGGGATCGTCCGGGACGCGGCCAGCGGGCACCTGGTCGGGCAGAGCTGGGGTTCCCGGCGCTTCTACGAGTGGACGACCGACGGCCGTCGGATCGCTGCCTGGGACAACCCCGGTTTCTTCGTCGACTACCAGGACTGCCAGACCCTCCCCCAGCGCCGGATGATCTGCGGCGGCATCGCGAACCTGCCGCAGACGCCGGCCGCGGGTGGCGCGGGCGCGACCTACGAGCTGGGCGGGATCGGCCTCGTGGACCTGCGCGCCCGGCAGATCGAGCACGAGGCTCCGGTCCAGCTGTGGTCCGCCGCCGGCCACGTCGTCAACCGCAACCCGTTCAAGATCGCCGCCGCGGGCAACACGCTGACCATGTGGGTCGCCCCCGACAACGGCGACGAGGGCAACGGCACCGAACTGCTGACCTACGCCACGACCGTCGCCCCGCCCCGGTGA
- a CDS encoding NAD-dependent epimerase/dehydratase family protein — MGRVLVTGAAGRVGHIVVPRLHAAWDLRLLDLARPGDLPGEWVTGSVTDAGVMAGACRGVDAVIHLAALAGEDSWDRLMAVNVSGTRTVLDAALAAGVPRVVLASSVHTVGFRPAGQPVPADCPPCPDTLYGVSKAAVEALGSLYHFRFGLDVICVRIGSCFVRPVDRHALSLWLSPGDAGRMFEACLTATAPGFRVIWGVSANSRGCCSLREGRELGYHPVDDAERFAAAVPPDETVSAHLGGRLFTTTELGRPIGQG, encoded by the coding sequence GTGGGCAGGGTGCTGGTGACCGGCGCGGCCGGGCGGGTGGGGCACATCGTGGTTCCCCGCCTGCACGCCGCGTGGGACCTGCGGCTGCTGGATCTGGCGCGGCCCGGCGACCTCCCCGGCGAGTGGGTGACCGGCTCGGTCACCGACGCCGGCGTCATGGCCGGCGCGTGCCGGGGGGTGGACGCGGTGATCCACCTCGCCGCCCTCGCCGGTGAGGACAGCTGGGATCGGCTCATGGCCGTCAACGTCAGTGGCACGCGCACGGTCTTGGACGCGGCCTTGGCTGCCGGAGTGCCCAGGGTGGTGCTGGCGTCCAGCGTGCACACGGTCGGGTTCCGGCCGGCCGGGCAGCCGGTGCCCGCGGACTGCCCGCCGTGTCCGGACACCCTCTACGGGGTCAGCAAGGCGGCGGTCGAGGCGTTGGGCAGCCTCTACCACTTCCGGTTCGGGCTGGACGTCATCTGCGTGCGGATCGGCTCGTGCTTCGTCCGGCCGGTGGACCGGCACGCCCTGAGTCTGTGGTTGTCCCCGGGCGACGCCGGCCGGATGTTCGAAGCGTGCCTGACCGCCACGGCCCCCGGCTTCCGGGTCATCTGGGGGGTCTCGGCCAATAGCCGTGGCTGCTGCTCCCTGCGGGAGGGCCGGGAACTGGGGTACCACCCGGTCGACGACGCCGAGCGGTTCGCGGCCGCGGTACCGCCCGATGAGACGGTCTCGGCACACCTGGGCGGGCGGCTGTTCACCACCACCGAACTCGGCCGGCCCATCGGGCAGGGGTGA
- a CDS encoding serine hydrolase gives MRLSVVVVVGGVIFGAVAAATFLRPVNVPAAVERPVLSVSSPPDTAAPAPNARRAAPDPAEVKVAVDVRGDWSWALRELGTGAVVGDGTLRNTTESMIKSWLAVDFLASRRSRISAEDEARLTRMIRTSDDNAAQALYLRLGGDDSISRMIRTCGLRDTRIHPDWWSKTTMPATDATLLGQCVARGPGLSPQWRTKLLDLMRSVDAGNAFGIPEAPALEGRRPAVKNGWTRHGTWWTVDCLAIWDHWVLAVMVHYPDQGDEHRYGATVCKDVAQQLFGRSDISLAPGR, from the coding sequence ATGCGTCTTTCCGTGGTCGTCGTGGTCGGAGGGGTGATTTTCGGTGCCGTCGCCGCGGCGACGTTCCTTCGTCCGGTGAACGTGCCCGCCGCCGTGGAACGGCCGGTCTTGTCGGTGTCTTCGCCGCCGGACACCGCCGCACCGGCCCCGAACGCGCGGCGGGCTGCGCCGGATCCGGCGGAGGTCAAGGTGGCCGTCGACGTCCGGGGCGACTGGTCCTGGGCGTTGCGCGAACTCGGCACCGGTGCGGTGGTCGGCGACGGGACGCTGCGCAACACGACCGAATCGATGATCAAGAGCTGGCTCGCCGTGGACTTCCTCGCTTCCCGGCGGTCCCGGATTTCGGCGGAGGACGAGGCCCGGCTGACCCGGATGATCCGGACCAGCGACGACAACGCCGCGCAGGCGCTGTACCTGCGGCTCGGCGGCGACGACTCGATCAGCCGGATGATCCGGACCTGCGGCCTGCGCGACACGCGGATCCACCCGGACTGGTGGTCCAAGACCACGATGCCCGCGACCGACGCGACCCTGCTCGGCCAGTGCGTCGCCCGCGGTCCGGGCTTGAGCCCGCAGTGGCGGACCAAGCTCCTCGATCTTATGCGCTCGGTCGACGCCGGCAACGCCTTCGGCATCCCGGAGGCGCCGGCGCTCGAGGGCAGGCGCCCGGCGGTCAAGAACGGCTGGACCCGGCACGGGACCTGGTGGACGGTCGACTGCCTGGCCATCTGGGACCACTGGGTGCTCGCGGTCATGGTGCACTACCCGGACCAAGGCGACGAGCACCGGTACGGGGCCACCGTGTGCAAGGACGTCGCCCAGCAGTTGTTCGGCCGCAGCGACATCAGCCTCGCGCCGGGCCGGTGA
- a CDS encoding SigE family RNA polymerase sigma factor has protein sequence MQFEEFTREQLPGLVRFAAVLTGDRELAQDVVQDALVHAHRAWRQLAAADRPDLYMRKIVVNGYLGWRRRWYQRSVRPTSDVARYRELTEPDPAGRIADAHQLGGLLAGLSRAQRASIVLRFYEDRDDDEIAAVLGCAPGTVRSHISRGLSSLRVQLKEGKESV, from the coding sequence GTGCAGTTCGAAGAGTTCACCCGCGAGCAACTGCCCGGTCTGGTGCGGTTCGCCGCCGTCCTGACCGGCGACCGTGAACTGGCGCAGGACGTGGTGCAGGACGCGCTGGTGCACGCGCATCGCGCCTGGCGGCAGCTCGCGGCGGCCGATCGGCCGGACCTGTACATGCGGAAGATCGTCGTCAACGGCTACCTCGGCTGGCGGCGCCGCTGGTACCAGCGCTCGGTGCGCCCGACCTCGGACGTCGCGCGGTACCGGGAGCTGACCGAGCCGGATCCGGCCGGGCGGATCGCCGACGCCCACCAGCTCGGCGGCCTGCTCGCCGGGCTGAGCCGGGCCCAACGGGCGTCGATCGTGCTGCGGTTCTACGAAGACCGCGACGACGACGAGATCGCCGCGGTGCTCGGGTGCGCGCCCGGGACCGTGCGCAGCCACATCTCGCGCGGCCTGAGCTCGCTGCGCGTCCAGCTCAAAGAAGGCAAGGAGAGTGTGTGA